The genome window TAGCAACTAGCAACTAGCAACTAGCAACTAGCAACTAGCAACTAGCAACTAGCAAGTTACAGGCCTTCCAGACGGGACACGGGCCAGAACCGGATGAAGGCGCGGCCCACGATGGTGTCGACCGGAACCGGCCCGAAACTCCGGCTGTCGCGGCTGTTGTCGCGGTTGTCACCCATCACCCACACGTGCCCGTCGGGGATGTAGACCGGGCCCAGGTCGGCCATCCGCGCGCCCGGCGGCACGTAGGGCTCGTCCAGCACCAGGCCGTTGACCATCACCCGGTTGTCGCGGACCTCCAGCCGGTCGCCCGCGACCGCGATCACCCGCTTGATCAGATCCTCTACGCGGGCCACCCGGATGCCGACCGCCTCGACGACGTGGCGGACCATGCTCTCCCAGATCGGCTCGGGCGGGTCCTCGTACTCCATCGGCATGTCGAAGACGATCACCTCGCCCCGGTCGGGACCATCGAGGACGTAGGCGATCCTGCTGACCAGGACCCGGTCATCGATCTCCAACGTGGGGATCATCGACTCGGAGGGGATGAAGAAGGCCTGGACGAGGAAGACCTTGACTAGTACCGCCACGACCAGGGCCAGGAACAGCACGCCGGCGGCCTCCCGCACGAACCGGGCGCCGTAGCGCCGCCCCGCTGAGGGTGCCGGCGGGGCATGTGCCTGTGATGGGGCAGGGTCCGTGCCGGGCCCGCTGTCCACTTGCGCGGGGATTCGTAGTCAGGCTGCGGGCCGGCGGGATGTCTCCTAGCGCTTCTCCTTGATGCGCGCCGCCCTACCGACCCGGCCCCTCAGGTAATAGAGTTTGGCGCGGCGGACGTGCCCGCGGCGGGTCACCTCGATCTTCTGGACGATCGGGGCATGAACCGGGAAGATACGCTCCACTCCCACGCCGAAACTGATCTTGCGAACGGTGAAGGTTTCGGAGAGGCCGCCGCCGTCGCGGGCGATCACCACTCCTTCGAACATCTGGATGCGCTCCCGGCCGCCCTCGACCACGCGAACGTGTACCTTGACCGTGTCGCCGGGACGGAAATCGGGCACTTCCTCGCGCAGATGGGCGCGCTCGACATACTGGAGGTCGTTCATCGAGGTCTCCTCACGATCGCGTTCCTGCCGGACCCGCGACCAGGCTGCTTCGAAGAGGTCGTGGGTCTGCCGGACAGGGGTAAGCAGCCCGGGCAGTTTACCCTGTTCCGAGGGCCGATTCCAACGAGGACCGGCCACCCTCCTATGGAAGCAGGTCGGGGCGCCGTTCTCGAGTTCGCTCCACACGTTGGGCCTCTCTCCAGGCCTCGATCCGGCCGTGGTCCCCCGAGACCAGAACTTCCGGAACGGGCCGACCCCTGAATACGGCGGGTCGGGTGTACTGGGGCTCCTCGAGCAGTCCATCCCGGAACGACTCGTTGTCCAGCGACCGGGGGTTGCCGAGGACGCCGGGGAGCAGCCGGGCCACCCCTTCTAGGACGGCCAGCGCGGCGGCGTCACCTCCGGCCAGGACGAAGTCGCCCAGCGAGACCTCCTCGTCGATGAACTCCTCTACGAATCGCTCGTCCACACCCTCGTACCGGCCGCACACCAGGGTCAACGCCTCGTACCCCGCCAGCCGGTCCAGCGTGCTCTGGCGGAGGGGCCGCCCGGCCGGCGTCAAGAGCAACTTGTGGGTATGGAGCCGGCTCTCGACGGCGTCGGCGAGCGGACCGGGCATGAGCACCATCCCGGCGCCACCGCCGAAGGGAGCATCATCGACCTGGCGATGAACGCCGATGCCGTGCTCGCGGAGGTTGATCAATCTGAGTTCCATGGCGCCGGTCTGCACGGCCTTGGCGACCACGCCCACCCCGGTCGGGCCTGTGAAGAACCCGGGGAACAGGGTTATGACCGCCACGTCGATCATGGTTCCCTCCCTCGCGTCTCGATCCCGAAGAGACCGGCCGGGCCGCCGCCCGTCCTCAGATGCGAGGCCGGACCCGGCTCTCGACCGCCCGGTAGAGCGTATCGCGCCGGGACGGAGTACGTCCCGCCTCCTCGATCACCGCCTCGAGTTCCCCGGCACCGACCTCTTGGCCGTGCGACGCACCGGCGGCGCGCGAGATCGTCTCGTTCATCAGGGTGCCGCCCAGGTCATTGCAACCGGCCGAGAGGAGCCGGGCGGCGCCGTCCGTGCCCAGCTTCACCCACGACGCCTGGATGTTGGGAACCAGACCATCGAGCGCCAGGCGGGCCACCGCGTGAACCAGGACCACCTCGTCCCAGGTGGGGCCGGGCCGCGCCCGGCCCCGGAGGTAGATCGGAGCTCCCATGTGGACGAACGGGAGCGGCACCAGTTCCGTGAAGCCGCCGGTACGGCGCTGTATCTCCCGGATAACCTCCAGGTGGTTGGCCCATGACAGGGGGTCGTCGATGTGGCCGAACATGATGGTGGAGGTTGACCGGAGGCCCAGTTCGTGGGCGATGAGCATCACCTCGGCCCACTGTGACGTGCGGATCTTGTCTGGGCACAGGTGCTGCCGGATCCGGTCATCGAGAATCTCCGCCGCGGTCCCCGGCAGGGTGCCGAGGCCGGCCTCCTTGAGCATCTCCAGGAACGCCCGGACCGGCATGCCGAGGGTTTCCGCTCCCTGCCACACCTCCAGCGGGGTGAAGCCGTGGACGTGCATGTCCGGCGCCGCCGCCTTGATGGACGACAACACGTCCACGTAGAACTGGCCGGTGAACTCGGGATGTATCCCTCCCTGGAGGCACACCTCGGTGGCGCCACGCGCGGCTGCCTCCGTGGTGCGGTTCACCACCTCCTCGATCGACATGAGATAGGGGTCGCCGCGCAGGTTGAGGCTGCGGGGACCCTTCGAGAAGGCACAGAAACCGCACCGGAAGTAGCAGACGTTGGTGTAGTTGATGTTGCGGTTCACCACGTAGGTGACGGTCTCTCCCACCCGTTCCCTCCGGAGGACATCCGCCACGGCGGCTATTGCGTCCACATCATCGCCGCGAGCCGACAGGAGGGTGACCATCTCTGGCACCGTGGGAGGCGTTGCGTCGATAGACCGGTCGAGTATGGCCCGGACCTCCGGCGATGCGGCCGCCATCCCAGGCCAGGCTCCGTCCGTCCACAGGGCGTCCGGCCAGGCTGCCGAGACCCGCCGCGGGCTGAGAGGAGGAGAGGTCGCCATACCGGGCGCCCACTCGTATCGAGGCCGGGCGTACCCACCTCCGTCGACCAGATCCAGGTACGCCTTGAACAGATCGCGCGCCAGCGAATCCCGAGCCTCGTCCACGGTGATCCCGCCTGGCACGGCCACCCGCTCGACCAGCCGGCCACCCAGCGCCACCCTGAGCTCACCTATGCGCTCGGTGTCCCAATCACGCAGGAGGAGGTCGCGGG of bacterium contains these proteins:
- the lepB gene encoding signal peptidase I gives rise to the protein MREAAGVLFLALVVAVLVKVFLVQAFFIPSESMIPTLEIDDRVLVSRIAYVLDGPDRGEVIVFDMPMEYEDPPEPIWESMVRHVVEAVGIRVARVEDLIKRVIAVAGDRLEVRDNRVMVNGLVLDEPYVPPGARMADLGPVYIPDGHVWVMGDNRDNSRDSRSFGPVPVDTIVGRAFIRFWPVSRLEGL
- the trmD gene encoding tRNA (guanosine(37)-N1)-methyltransferase TrmD; protein product: MIDVAVITLFPGFFTGPTGVGVVAKAVQTGAMELRLINLREHGIGVHRQVDDAPFGGGAGMVLMPGPLADAVESRLHTHKLLLTPAGRPLRQSTLDRLAGYEALTLVCGRYEGVDERFVEEFIDEEVSLGDFVLAGGDAAALAVLEGVARLLPGVLGNPRSLDNESFRDGLLEEPQYTRPAVFRGRPVPEVLVSGDHGRIEAWREAQRVERTRERRPDLLP
- the cofH gene encoding 5-amino-6-(D-ribitylamino)uracil--L-tyrosine 4-hydroxyphenyl transferase CofH, which produces MTTWAHTDITFCRVRPAHQVTEAAAATRRVEGTTSLELRSPDAQSVAACLSGGLLPVSVGAAEAEVISWIVPPDEALGLSDQGVAGWRLTVVHTDDRSEVIDALARTGAAFLRTGRSRVDEAADICGLPAIDARPSVFADSVVEAVTAVDEGARDLLLRDWDTERIGELRVALGGRLVERVAVPGGITVDEARDSLARDLFKAYLDLVDGGGYARPRYEWAPGMATSPPLSPRRVSAAWPDALWTDGAWPGMAAASPEVRAILDRSIDATPPTVPEMVTLLSARGDDVDAIAAVADVLRRERVGETVTYVVNRNINYTNVCYFRCGFCAFSKGPRSLNLRGDPYLMSIEEVVNRTTEAAARGATEVCLQGGIHPEFTGQFYVDVLSSIKAAAPDMHVHGFTPLEVWQGAETLGMPVRAFLEMLKEAGLGTLPGTAAEILDDRIRQHLCPDKIRTSQWAEVMLIAHELGLRSTSTIMFGHIDDPLSWANHLEVIREIQRRTGGFTELVPLPFVHMGAPIYLRGRARPGPTWDEVVLVHAVARLALDGLVPNIQASWVKLGTDGAARLLSAGCNDLGGTLMNETISRAAGASHGQEVGAGELEAVIEEAGRTPSRRDTLYRAVESRVRPRI
- the rplS gene encoding 50S ribosomal protein L19, with the protein product MNDLQYVERAHLREEVPDFRPGDTVKVHVRVVEGGRERIQMFEGVVIARDGGGLSETFTVRKISFGVGVERIFPVHAPIVQKIEVTRRGHVRRAKLYYLRGRVGRAARIKEKR